The proteins below are encoded in one region of Acidithiobacillus ferrooxidans ATCC 23270:
- the radC gene encoding RadC family protein produces MAITDWPVDERPRERLLQKGAATLSDAELLAIFLRVGVVGKSAVDLAREMLLNFGSLRALLTASHHDFCVHKGLGDAKYALLQAVLEMGRRHLAEEWQRGDGLDSPLRVRQYLSATLRDRCREVFAVIFLDNRHRVLRFEEMFLGTIDGATVHIREVLKRALELNAAALIVAHNHPSGVAEPSAADLSLTRRLDQAMQLLDLRLLDHFIVGDGEPLSLREQGGW; encoded by the coding sequence ATGGCCATCACTGATTGGCCGGTGGACGAGCGTCCGCGGGAAAGATTATTGCAAAAAGGGGCCGCGACGCTGTCGGATGCGGAATTGCTGGCGATTTTTCTGCGGGTTGGGGTGGTGGGTAAAAGCGCGGTGGATCTGGCCAGGGAGATGCTGCTGAATTTTGGCAGTTTGCGGGCGTTGCTCACTGCCTCCCATCATGATTTTTGTGTACATAAAGGACTTGGGGATGCGAAATATGCCCTTCTGCAGGCGGTGCTGGAAATGGGCAGGCGTCATCTTGCCGAGGAATGGCAACGTGGGGACGGCCTTGATTCGCCGCTGCGGGTACGACAGTATCTGTCTGCTACCTTGCGTGACCGCTGCCGGGAGGTTTTTGCGGTGATCTTTCTGGATAATCGGCACCGGGTGCTGCGTTTTGAGGAGATGTTCCTCGGCACTATCGACGGCGCTACGGTGCACATTCGCGAAGTGCTGAAGCGCGCCCTCGAGCTGAATGCGGCGGCGCTCATCGTTGCGCACAATCATCCCTCCGGTGTGGCGGAACCCAGCGCGGCGGACCTTTCCCTGACGCGGCGTCTGGATCAAGCCATGCAGCTACTGGACCTGCGCTTGCTGGACCACTTCATTGTCGGTGATGGTGAGCCCTTGTCCTTGCGCGAACAGGGGGGTTGGTGA
- a CDS encoding diacylglycerol kinase has product MKKNSALWRRALFAGRGLWIAAREEASFRTELLAVVGGVILLYWTGASLLWWGVGILLMGAVLAAELLNSAVESLADLVSPEYHPLVARAKDCGAAAVLVLSFTAVLIAALLLWRYLHLGE; this is encoded by the coding sequence GTGAAAAAAAACAGCGCCTTATGGCGGCGCGCCCTTTTTGCGGGGCGTGGGTTGTGGATCGCCGCCCGCGAGGAAGCCAGCTTCCGGACCGAGTTGCTGGCGGTGGTGGGGGGCGTGATCCTTCTGTACTGGACAGGGGCGTCCCTTCTTTGGTGGGGGGTCGGCATTTTGCTCATGGGCGCGGTGCTTGCGGCAGAATTGCTCAACAGCGCCGTAGAATCGCTCGCTGATCTCGTAAGCCCGGAATATCACCCCCTGGTAGCGCGCGCGAAGGATTGCGGCGCGGCGGCGGTGCTGGTGCTGAGCTTCACCGCAGTACTGATCGCCGCGCTGCTGTTATGGCGGTACCTGCACTTGGGGGAGTGA
- a CDS encoding phosphatase PAP2 family protein — translation MRGPQRWELLALLLLAVGVAALLWLYAGDFLAGLLLHRVALLDARWETVILQSRAPGWQPFWARVTQLGGPDVLPWLLALMAAACFATWRFFDGFLLVSGTAILAVLVQLIKVTTARARPPAAAEMLSPAFPSGHVSLSVVVYGLLALYLLATLRHRGLRLALVTVLAVLVAAISWSRLILGVHWPSDVLGAWLLSGLWLVLLWWVWRTYHSRHPYYGLTGARQTWSRVALGLLGVVGLAVMGYVLSF, via the coding sequence TTGCGCGGACCACAACGCTGGGAATTGCTGGCTTTATTGCTACTCGCTGTGGGGGTGGCGGCATTACTCTGGCTTTACGCGGGAGATTTTCTGGCGGGTCTGCTCCTGCATCGGGTAGCACTGCTGGACGCCCGTTGGGAGACAGTAATTCTGCAATCCAGGGCTCCTGGTTGGCAGCCATTCTGGGCCAGGGTGACGCAGCTCGGCGGGCCGGATGTTCTGCCCTGGCTGCTGGCGCTGATGGCCGCTGCCTGTTTCGCAACCTGGCGTTTCTTTGATGGTTTCCTGCTGGTATCCGGCACGGCGATATTGGCCGTACTCGTTCAACTGATAAAAGTGACGACTGCCCGTGCTCGTCCCCCGGCCGCGGCGGAAATGTTATCACCCGCGTTTCCCAGTGGGCATGTGAGCCTCAGCGTCGTGGTCTATGGCCTGCTGGCCCTCTACCTCCTTGCCACGCTGCGGCATCGAGGCCTGCGTCTGGCGCTGGTGACGGTGCTTGCAGTATTGGTGGCGGCTATCTCCTGGAGTCGCCTGATCCTCGGGGTGCACTGGCCCAGTGATGTACTCGGCGCATGGTTGCTGTCCGGACTATGGCTGGTGCTGCTCTGGTGGGTTTGGCGAACGTATCATTCCCGGCATCCATACTACGGGTTGACCGGTGCGCGGCAGACCTGGAGCAGGGTGGCTCTCGGGCTGCTGGGTGTCGTCGGACTGGCCGTGATGGGATATGTATTGTCCTTCTGA
- a CDS encoding YtxH domain-containing protein, translated as MKNAEGFVIGVLVGAVGALLLAPASGAETRQELRRAVDKGRDRLRNMESVAEERIGVLIDEIQEKTAHLMDVGGDLVESKRQDLLEAIQVAKRALAEERDILTRASRARRVEMQDIDH; from the coding sequence ATGAAGAACGCGGAAGGCTTTGTTATCGGAGTGCTGGTTGGCGCCGTTGGTGCCCTGCTGCTGGCCCCGGCCAGCGGCGCAGAGACGCGCCAGGAATTGCGGCGCGCGGTCGACAAAGGCCGCGATCGTCTACGCAATATGGAGTCTGTGGCGGAAGAACGCATCGGCGTACTCATTGACGAAATCCAGGAAAAAACTGCACATCTGATGGATGTGGGCGGTGACTTGGTCGAGTCCAAACGCCAGGACCTGCTGGAGGCCATTCAGGTGGCCAAGCGCGCACTGGCTGAGGAGCGGGATATCCTGACCCGGGCCAGCCGGGCGCGCCGTGTCGAGATGCAGGACATCGACCACTAA
- a CDS encoding DsrE/DsrF/DrsH-like family protein gives MADKLLMVMVNTDPSNPQELGAPFFQATVAAAMDFEVEVVLTARAGELAKKGVAEKMFVMPGSPKSVYDFIKDAHEAGVKFFVCTPTLELWECTKEDLIPEIQDIVGGAYVIEQAMDDDVVTFTY, from the coding sequence ATGGCTGACAAGTTGCTGATGGTTATGGTGAACACCGATCCTTCCAACCCCCAGGAGTTGGGTGCGCCCTTTTTTCAGGCGACGGTGGCTGCCGCGATGGATTTTGAGGTCGAAGTTGTACTGACCGCCCGCGCCGGCGAGCTGGCCAAGAAGGGTGTAGCAGAGAAAATGTTTGTTATGCCGGGCAGCCCCAAGAGTGTCTACGACTTTATCAAGGACGCCCATGAGGCAGGCGTGAAGTTCTTTGTCTGCACCCCGACCCTTGAGTTGTGGGAATGCACCAAGGAAGACCTGATTCCCGAAATCCAGGATATCGTCGGTGGCGCTTATGTCATCGAGCAGGCAATGGATGACGACGTGGTCACCTTTACCTACTAG
- a CDS encoding hypoxanthine-guanine phosphoribosyltransferase: MTPTHLGPAEHLFSAEEVETAIQRMAVAINEEMEHLTPHRPVVLLCVLTGAVVVVGQLMPHLRFPLVLDCVQVGRYGAETNGGVLQWRMRPKESLAGAVVLLVDDILDEGVTLQALQEYCVVEGAAAVHTAVMVRKTRSRAIEVRVDYVGLEVPDRFVFGYGLDARGLGRNAPGIFVLPEDG, from the coding sequence ATGACACCTACCCATTTAGGGCCCGCTGAGCATCTGTTCAGCGCGGAAGAGGTGGAGACGGCCATCCAGCGGATGGCCGTTGCCATTAATGAAGAGATGGAACATCTGACGCCGCATCGTCCGGTGGTATTGCTTTGCGTGCTGACGGGTGCCGTCGTGGTGGTCGGCCAGTTGATGCCGCACCTGCGTTTTCCCCTGGTGCTTGATTGTGTACAAGTCGGTCGCTATGGTGCCGAAACCAATGGTGGTGTCTTGCAGTGGCGCATGCGCCCCAAGGAATCACTGGCAGGTGCGGTGGTTTTGCTGGTGGACGACATCCTTGACGAGGGCGTGACCCTGCAAGCTTTGCAGGAATATTGCGTGGTGGAGGGCGCTGCCGCCGTTCATACGGCGGTGATGGTGCGAAAAACCCGTTCCCGCGCGATCGAGGTACGAGTGGACTATGTGGGGTTGGAAGTGCCGGATCGTTTTGTGTTTGGGTACGGGCTGGATGCCCGCGGCCTGGGGCGGAATGCACCGGGTATTTTTGTTTTGCCGGAGGACGGCTGA
- a CDS encoding S-methyl-5'-thioinosine phosphorylase: MGVAGIIGGSGLTGLKNLQIRHRRVIRTPFGETSGPLTFGQLGGQEVVFIARHGYGHTIPPHRVNYRANVWALHHVGVTHVVAVAAVGGITAAMRPGVLCLPDQLIDYTSGRPSTFFEGGESMVVHIDFSEPYCQPLRERLLQAAGSADIVVIDGGTYAATQGPRLETIAEIRRIERDGGDVVGMTGAPEAVLAREIGLCYAPLSLVVNPAAGKSAEPITMEAIDMVMHEGMEKVRKVLGNVVPLLADCPQCGCGTAVGPEALRQLHSKK, from the coding sequence ATGGGTGTGGCGGGCATTATCGGTGGCAGTGGCCTGACCGGGCTCAAAAATTTGCAAATTCGTCACCGCCGGGTAATCCGTACGCCCTTTGGGGAGACATCTGGCCCCTTGACCTTTGGTCAACTGGGTGGGCAGGAAGTCGTTTTCATCGCGCGCCACGGCTATGGCCATACCATTCCCCCGCACCGGGTCAATTATCGCGCCAACGTCTGGGCGCTTCATCATGTCGGGGTGACGCATGTCGTGGCGGTGGCGGCGGTGGGCGGAATCACGGCAGCCATGCGGCCAGGCGTTCTCTGTCTGCCTGATCAACTGATCGATTATACCAGCGGGCGTCCCAGCACCTTCTTTGAAGGCGGCGAGAGCATGGTGGTACATATCGACTTTTCCGAGCCCTATTGTCAACCGCTACGTGAGCGCCTGCTGCAGGCGGCAGGATCTGCGGACATCGTCGTTATCGACGGTGGCACTTATGCGGCCACCCAGGGGCCACGCCTGGAAACCATTGCTGAAATCCGCCGTATCGAAAGGGATGGTGGCGATGTGGTGGGGATGACCGGGGCTCCAGAAGCGGTATTGGCGCGGGAAATCGGCCTGTGCTACGCGCCCCTGTCGCTGGTGGTAAATCCGGCGGCGGGCAAGTCGGCGGAGCCCATTACCATGGAGGCCATCGACATGGTAATGCATGAGGGGATGGAAAAGGTGCGAAAAGTGCTGGGGAATGTCGTACCGCTGCTTGCGGATTGCCCGCAGTGCGGTTGTGGCACAGCGGTGGGACCGGAAGCTCTCCGGCAGTTGCATAGCAAGAAGTAA
- the gorA gene encoding glutathione-disulfide reductase, which translates to MTQSYDLIVIGGGSGGIAMANRAARYGAVTALVAAGPLGGTCVNAGCVPKKIYWNAAHLAGQMKMAGEYGFDTIEPRFHWEHLKQQRDTYIGRLNDRYAQGLDGNGVSLIRGHARFSGAHRIHVGDSTLEAAHILIATGGHPVWPDIPGAELGITSDGFFALESRPRCVAVVGAGYIAVELAGVLHALGSDVSLVMRRRHFLNDFDPMLRESLMDAMLRQGISLLAQREVRELEKRADGLCLHFHDGDCLGGLDAVIWAIGRRPNSADLGLEFANITADPQGFIPVDAFQNTDAPGVYAVGDVTAGPALTPVAIAAGRRLADRIFGNQTERHLDTLVVPTVIFSHPPIATVGLSEAVAKEQYGEEAVKVYQTTFTPMFRAFAAEPEKTAMKLVTVGREEKVVGLHAIGDGVDEMLQGFAVALRMGATKQDLDDTIAIHPTSAEEFVTMR; encoded by the coding sequence ATGACACAATCCTACGATCTCATCGTCATTGGTGGAGGCAGCGGCGGCATTGCCATGGCCAACCGCGCCGCCCGTTACGGGGCAGTCACCGCGCTGGTCGCCGCCGGTCCATTGGGCGGCACCTGTGTGAATGCAGGCTGCGTCCCCAAAAAAATCTACTGGAATGCCGCCCACCTTGCCGGGCAAATGAAGATGGCAGGAGAATATGGCTTCGATACCATAGAACCGCGCTTCCACTGGGAACACCTGAAGCAGCAGCGTGACACCTACATCGGGCGACTCAATGACCGCTATGCCCAAGGCCTGGATGGTAACGGCGTCTCCCTGATCCGCGGACATGCCCGTTTTTCCGGCGCGCATCGAATCCATGTCGGCGACAGCACCCTGGAAGCCGCACACATCCTGATCGCCACCGGGGGGCATCCGGTCTGGCCCGACATTCCTGGTGCAGAACTGGGCATCACCTCGGACGGATTCTTCGCGCTGGAATCGAGGCCCCGCTGTGTTGCCGTGGTGGGCGCCGGTTATATCGCCGTGGAGCTCGCCGGGGTACTCCACGCTCTCGGCAGTGACGTTTCCCTGGTCATGCGCCGCAGGCATTTCCTCAATGATTTCGATCCGATGCTGCGCGAGAGCCTGATGGACGCCATGCTCCGCCAAGGCATCAGCCTCCTCGCCCAGCGCGAGGTCCGGGAACTGGAAAAACGCGCCGATGGCTTATGCCTGCATTTTCACGATGGCGACTGCCTCGGAGGGCTGGATGCCGTCATCTGGGCTATCGGCCGTCGTCCCAACAGCGCCGACCTTGGTCTGGAGTTCGCAAACATTACTGCCGACCCGCAGGGTTTCATCCCCGTGGATGCGTTTCAGAACACCGATGCACCGGGTGTCTACGCGGTCGGCGATGTCACTGCGGGCCCAGCCCTCACCCCGGTAGCCATCGCCGCCGGGCGCCGTCTCGCCGACCGCATCTTCGGCAACCAGACGGAGCGGCATCTCGACACCCTCGTGGTACCCACGGTGATCTTCAGTCATCCCCCCATCGCGACGGTCGGCCTCAGTGAGGCAGTCGCCAAGGAGCAATATGGAGAAGAGGCGGTCAAGGTCTACCAGACGACCTTCACCCCGATGTTCCGCGCTTTTGCGGCAGAACCGGAAAAAACGGCGATGAAGCTGGTCACGGTGGGCCGGGAGGAAAAGGTCGTCGGTCTGCACGCCATCGGCGACGGTGTGGATGAAATGCTCCAAGGCTTTGCGGTAGCGCTGCGCATGGGGGCGACGAAACAGGACCTTGACGACACCATTGCCATCCACCCCACCAGCGCCGAGGAATTCGTCACCATGCGCTGA
- a CDS encoding glutathione peroxidase, which produces MKLTSIEGQGVPQAVFRTRDDNQWRDVSTDELFQGKTVIVFSLPGAYTPTCSSSHLPRYNELAPTFRENGVDDILCMSVNDAFVMDAWAKELAVENIHLIPDGNGEFTEGMGMLVDKSELGFGKRSWRYSMLVKNGIIEKMFIEPDKPGDPFEVSDADTMLHYINPEARDPEFVTIFTREGCPHCARAKAMLKEHGIAFEEIKTGMGTGVSSRTIRAVSGRSTVPQIFIGGRHIGGADDLEKYFHGK; this is translated from the coding sequence ATGAAACTGACCAGCATAGAAGGCCAAGGTGTTCCCCAGGCCGTGTTCCGCACCCGCGATGATAATCAGTGGCGTGACGTCAGCACCGACGAACTTTTCCAGGGCAAGACCGTGATCGTGTTCTCCCTGCCCGGCGCCTATACCCCCACTTGTTCCTCCAGCCATCTGCCGCGCTACAATGAACTTGCGCCGACCTTTCGCGAAAATGGCGTAGATGACATCCTTTGCATGTCCGTGAATGACGCCTTTGTCATGGACGCCTGGGCCAAGGAACTGGCTGTCGAAAACATCCACCTGATTCCCGATGGCAATGGCGAATTCACGGAAGGCATGGGCATGCTGGTGGACAAGAGCGAACTTGGGTTCGGCAAGCGTTCCTGGCGTTACTCCATGCTGGTGAAGAACGGCATCATCGAGAAAATGTTCATCGAACCCGACAAACCCGGCGATCCCTTCGAGGTCTCTGACGCCGATACCATGCTCCACTATATCAACCCGGAGGCACGCGATCCCGAATTCGTCACCATCTTTACCCGCGAAGGCTGCCCACATTGTGCCCGCGCCAAAGCAATGTTGAAGGAGCACGGCATAGCCTTTGAAGAGATCAAGACAGGTATGGGTACCGGCGTCAGTTCACGGACAATTCGCGCGGTGAGCGGACGTTCGACCGTGCCGCAGATCTTTATCGGCGGCAGACACATCGGCGGCGCAGACGACCTGGAGAAATATTTCCACGGGAAATAA
- the serB gene encoding phosphoserine phosphatase SerB, which produces MSSTRLAILSPAARGPMSLPASMGQLVAEVESHQEVWGCWLQSWDMPVTVGEIAPFLDELSRQALHQEREVIWAPMSSAESAVRLVLHGAARPEALRRALTTLHLQNLMPGRVLHCQGDDLALILHGSRGPLSAVNHRLIEALEGITLDVAVSPLWDKGHFRLLLTDMDSTLISIECIDELAEHLGLRRQVAAITERSMAGELDFQTSLRERVRLLAGTPASSIDTIIRERLQLSPGARELVAAAKSQGVEVGVVSGGFTQFTRHLQEALDLDYAFANTLEIIHGQITGQVLGDIVDATAKADILDLLAIGLGTDAGHCIAIGDGANDLPMIRKAGIGIAYHAKAVVRAQADFQIRYGGLDTAAAYLGWSTA; this is translated from the coding sequence ATGAGCAGTACCCGCCTTGCCATTCTCAGCCCCGCCGCCCGCGGGCCCATGAGTCTGCCGGCCAGTATGGGCCAACTGGTGGCGGAAGTGGAAAGTCACCAGGAGGTATGGGGTTGCTGGCTGCAAAGCTGGGATATGCCCGTCACCGTCGGTGAAATCGCCCCTTTCCTCGACGAACTCTCGCGCCAGGCCCTGCACCAGGAGCGGGAGGTGATCTGGGCTCCCATGAGCAGCGCCGAGAGCGCTGTACGTCTGGTGCTGCATGGAGCGGCGCGGCCCGAGGCGCTGCGCCGCGCACTGACCACCCTTCACCTGCAAAATCTTATGCCGGGCCGCGTACTCCACTGCCAGGGCGACGATCTGGCCCTGATCCTACACGGTTCCCGCGGCCCTCTGAGCGCCGTGAATCACCGCCTCATCGAAGCCCTGGAGGGGATCACGCTGGATGTTGCTGTTTCCCCACTGTGGGACAAGGGGCATTTCCGCCTGCTGCTGACCGATATGGATTCTACGCTGATCAGCATCGAGTGCATTGATGAATTGGCCGAACACCTCGGTCTCAGACGGCAGGTCGCCGCCATCACCGAACGCTCCATGGCGGGCGAGCTGGATTTCCAGACCTCCCTGCGCGAACGGGTGCGCCTGCTGGCCGGCACTCCGGCAAGCAGTATCGACACCATCATCCGCGAACGACTGCAGCTCAGTCCCGGCGCCCGGGAACTGGTAGCCGCGGCCAAGTCCCAGGGCGTCGAGGTCGGTGTCGTATCCGGAGGCTTCACCCAGTTTACCCGCCACCTGCAGGAAGCACTGGACCTCGACTACGCCTTCGCCAACACCCTGGAAATCATCCATGGGCAAATCACCGGCCAGGTTCTCGGAGATATCGTCGATGCGACCGCCAAAGCCGACATCCTCGACCTGCTGGCCATCGGCCTGGGCACCGACGCCGGTCATTGCATCGCCATCGGCGACGGTGCCAACGATCTGCCCATGATCCGCAAAGCCGGCATAGGCATTGCCTACCACGCCAAAGCGGTCGTCCGCGCCCAGGCGGATTTTCAGATTCGCTACGGCGGTCTCGATACCGCCGCCGCCTATCTCGGCTGGAGCACCGCCTGA
- the mfd gene encoding transcription-repair coupling factor, whose translation MDRSLSLGTPPRAGAARAFSQIYGAADSWLAAQMTRQWQRPLLILLPNARDVEEWQREWRFFAPDLPAPLVFPDREILPYDRLAPPADATATRLATLATLPEWRGVCLAPLSAVLQRLPPRSFLDQHAFVLAVGDHLSPEGFRQRLIDAGYRNVSEVSEAGELAWRGGIIDLFPSGSPLPYRIELFDRVVESIRAFDPETQRTLQKVEGVSLLPAREVPVDTAALQEFRSRFRARFSGDPQRAEIYRAASRGQAPQGAEHYLPLFFPECSHLLMHFPVDGVVFLPPGLEASARHIRQDWQERYEERSHDTVHPILPPDELLLPPSEWEDVLRGRARVYGQQEGDAERLPTAPLPDLHGSPEAPLASLDTFLRHLPTTGRVILAAESPGRQEALSERLGKSGLLPSRVHDWPEFLAGTERIAITVAPLERGLLIKENGLVRLALVSEAQIFGDRVFAQRRSANARQRSIEGLVRDLGELQPGDAVTHEEYGIGRFQGMATPFASQGDINEYVVLEYANGDLVYVPADHLDRIARYVGNGATEPVLSRLGSNHWEKVKAKARQKAVDAASELLDIYARRAARTGRAFPEPDDAYWEFVSRFPFEETPDQQQAIDAVIADMTSPHPMDRLVCGDVGFGKTEVALRAAFLAAHSGAQVAVLVPTTLLAQQHYENFRNRCAGLPLRVEVLSRFQNAKTHKQVLTAVSVGEVDILIGTHRLLQKDVAFHDLGLLILDEEHRFGVRQKERIKALRAEVDILTLTATPIPRTLNLSLAGLRDLSIIATPPQRRQPVRTFVQIWDDATVIEACQRELHRGGQVYFLHNEVRDIERMAATLRRLLPEARLRVAHGQMPEGELEAVMLDFYHQRFDILLCTTIIESGIDNPHANTILINRADKFGLAQLHQLRGRVGRSHQRAYAYLFTPDLRAMSDDARRRLDAIQSLEDLGVGFALASHDLEIRGAGELLGEEQSGHMDEVGFTLFMEWLDDAVEAIRAGRDPRSLEEQRTSGPEIHLNTPALIPDDYLPDVHLRLQLYKRLSDVRSDTAIGEIMVEMIDRFGPIPAPARTLLCQTRLRLVAIQTGIEQIDAGPAGARLQFAAENQVAPDKIIRLIQQPHSIYQLDGEHRLRIRRDLPDGEARCQELLQLIDQLRIQP comes from the coding sequence TTGGATCGAAGTCTTTCTCTCGGCACCCCGCCGCGCGCCGGGGCGGCACGCGCATTTAGTCAAATTTACGGTGCTGCGGATAGCTGGCTGGCAGCGCAGATGACGCGGCAGTGGCAGCGCCCGCTACTGATTCTGCTGCCGAACGCCCGCGACGTGGAGGAATGGCAGCGCGAGTGGCGTTTTTTCGCACCGGACTTGCCCGCGCCGCTGGTTTTCCCGGACCGCGAAATCCTTCCCTATGACCGCTTGGCGCCGCCGGCAGATGCCACGGCCACCCGACTGGCTACCCTTGCCACCTTGCCGGAATGGCGTGGCGTTTGTCTCGCCCCCCTGTCCGCCGTCCTGCAACGCCTGCCACCGCGCAGTTTCCTCGACCAGCACGCTTTTGTCCTAGCCGTGGGCGACCACCTGAGTCCGGAAGGTTTTCGCCAGCGCCTGATCGACGCCGGCTACCGCAACGTCAGTGAAGTCTCTGAGGCCGGCGAATTGGCCTGGCGTGGTGGAATCATCGATCTCTTTCCCAGCGGTAGCCCCCTGCCCTATCGCATCGAGCTCTTCGATAGGGTCGTGGAAAGCATCCGTGCCTTTGATCCGGAAACCCAGCGTACCCTGCAAAAGGTCGAGGGGGTCTCTCTGCTCCCGGCGCGGGAAGTGCCGGTGGACACCGCCGCGCTACAGGAATTTCGCAGCCGCTTCCGCGCCCGGTTCAGCGGTGACCCGCAACGCGCCGAGATATACCGGGCGGCCAGCCGGGGACAGGCGCCCCAAGGCGCCGAGCATTATCTTCCGCTCTTCTTTCCGGAGTGCAGCCACCTGCTGATGCACTTTCCCGTAGACGGCGTCGTCTTTCTCCCGCCCGGTCTGGAAGCATCCGCCCGGCACATTCGTCAGGACTGGCAGGAGCGCTATGAGGAACGGAGCCACGACACGGTGCATCCCATACTGCCGCCTGATGAACTGCTCCTCCCCCCCAGTGAATGGGAAGATGTCCTGCGCGGTCGGGCGCGGGTATATGGGCAACAGGAGGGCGATGCGGAGCGTCTGCCGACCGCTCCCCTCCCCGATCTTCATGGCAGCCCGGAAGCGCCACTAGCCTCACTGGATACTTTTCTTCGCCATCTGCCGACCACGGGCCGGGTCATCCTCGCCGCTGAATCACCCGGCCGTCAGGAAGCCCTGTCGGAACGGCTTGGCAAGAGCGGACTGCTCCCCAGCCGGGTGCATGACTGGCCGGAGTTCCTGGCCGGTACGGAACGGATCGCCATCACCGTAGCACCCCTGGAACGCGGCCTGCTCATCAAGGAAAATGGCCTGGTCAGACTGGCGCTGGTCTCCGAGGCGCAGATTTTTGGTGATCGCGTCTTTGCCCAGCGGCGTAGTGCCAACGCCCGACAGCGCAGCATTGAAGGCTTGGTCCGCGATCTCGGCGAGTTACAGCCGGGTGATGCCGTTACCCATGAGGAATACGGCATCGGCCGTTTTCAGGGCATGGCTACGCCCTTTGCCTCCCAGGGAGACATCAATGAATATGTGGTCCTGGAGTACGCCAACGGCGATCTCGTCTACGTCCCGGCGGATCATCTGGATCGTATCGCCCGCTACGTGGGTAATGGTGCGACGGAACCGGTGCTCTCCCGCCTCGGCAGCAATCACTGGGAAAAAGTCAAGGCCAAGGCGCGGCAAAAGGCCGTCGATGCCGCCAGCGAACTGCTGGACATCTATGCTCGTCGCGCGGCGCGCACCGGTCGGGCTTTCCCCGAACCGGATGACGCCTATTGGGAATTCGTGTCCCGCTTTCCCTTTGAGGAAACCCCGGATCAGCAGCAGGCCATTGACGCCGTCATTGCCGATATGACCAGCCCCCACCCCATGGACCGCCTGGTCTGCGGCGATGTCGGCTTCGGCAAAACCGAGGTGGCGCTCCGTGCGGCTTTTCTGGCGGCGCACAGTGGTGCGCAGGTGGCCGTACTGGTCCCCACCACCCTGCTCGCCCAGCAGCATTACGAGAATTTCCGGAACCGCTGCGCCGGGCTGCCCCTGCGGGTGGAAGTGCTCTCCCGTTTCCAGAATGCCAAAACGCACAAGCAAGTGCTCACGGCAGTGTCCGTAGGGGAGGTGGATATCCTGATCGGCACCCACCGCCTGCTGCAAAAGGATGTCGCCTTCCACGACCTGGGGCTGCTGATTCTGGATGAGGAGCATCGCTTCGGGGTACGCCAGAAGGAGCGGATCAAGGCCCTGCGCGCCGAGGTGGATATCCTCACCCTGACCGCAACGCCGATCCCCCGCACTCTCAATCTCTCGCTGGCCGGCCTGCGTGACTTATCCATCATCGCCACGCCACCCCAGCGCCGCCAGCCGGTACGCACCTTTGTGCAAATCTGGGATGATGCGACGGTGATCGAAGCCTGCCAGCGCGAGCTGCATCGCGGCGGTCAGGTATATTTTCTGCATAATGAGGTACGCGACATCGAGCGCATGGCGGCCACACTGCGCCGCCTGCTGCCGGAAGCGCGCCTGCGCGTGGCCCATGGCCAGATGCCCGAGGGCGAACTGGAAGCGGTGATGCTGGATTTTTACCATCAGCGCTTCGACATCCTCCTCTGCACCACCATCATCGAGTCGGGGATCGACAACCCCCATGCCAACACCATCCTCATCAACCGCGCCGATAAATTTGGTCTGGCCCAGCTCCATCAGTTGCGCGGCCGGGTTGGTCGTTCCCATCAACGCGCCTACGCCTACCTGTTCACCCCGGACCTTCGGGCCATGAGCGACGATGCCCGGCGCCGCCTCGACGCCATCCAGTCCCTGGAAGATCTGGGCGTCGGCTTTGCCCTGGCCAGCCACGATCTGGAAATCCGCGGTGCTGGCGAGTTGCTCGGCGAAGAGCAGAGCGGGCACATGGATGAGGTGGGGTTCACCCTCTTCATGGAATGGCTGGACGATGCCGTGGAAGCCATCCGTGCCGGGCGGGATCCCCGCAGTCTGGAAGAACAACGCACGAGCGGTCCCGAGATCCATCTCAACACACCGGCGCTCATCCCCGACGACTACCTGCCCGACGTGCATTTGCGCCTGCAACTATACAAGCGCCTCAGCGATGTGCGCAGTGACACCGCCATCGGTGAGATCATGGTGGAGATGATCGACCGCTTCGGACCCATTCCGGCGCCGGCCCGCACCCTGCTCTGTCAGACCCGGTTGCGTCTTGTCGCTATCCAGACCGGCATTGAACAGATCGATGCCGGCCCCGCCGGTGCCCGCCTGCAATTCGCCGCCGAAAACCAGGTGGCCCCCGACAAAATCATCCGGCTCATCCAGCAACCTCACAGCATCTACCAACTGGATGGCGAGCACCGCCTGCGCATCCGCCGCGACCTGCCCGACGGCGAAGCGCGCTGTCAGGAATTGCTGCAACTCATCGACCAACTGAGGATTCAACCATGA